AGTATCAACTGTTCGCGCAGCAGACCCGCCCCGACAGCTTCGTCTTTACCGCCGGCTATGGCGAATGTGCTCCCGGCTACATTCCGATCGAAGAACGCTGGCGCGAGAAGGACACGAATCTGGGGGACTGGTGCTGGGTGGCCGAAGGGGCGGAGCCGGCGATGCAGGCAGCGATTCGTCAGTCGTTGGGGGTCGTCTGAAGCGGAGTCGAGGCTAGGGTTTGCGTCGGATGCCGGGCTGCGGGGCAGGCCCTTTGTGGGGCCGGGGCGTCCAGTTCGCGGCCATTCCTGCGCGCCATCGCAAGAATCGGCCAAGTTTGGTAACTATCAACTAGCCATGCACCTGAATCCAGGCTCGCAGCGTCGTGCGGCCGGCGAGGGGGACCTCGTTCGTGACGGATCGAACCGGCCCGCGCCCTGCCCCTGGTGGTTTGCCGATGAACGAGCTTTCGTCGGAATTGAGGACGGAGGAGTAAAAGTGATGCCTAGAATCCAACTTGTGCCCGCCAAATGGCTGGTTCGTGGGACGATGTCCCTGGTCATGTTCGCCCTGGTGGCCGTTTCGCCAGCGGTCCACGCTCAGGATGCGAGTGAAGCCGCCGCGCATGCCAAGGCACTGTCGAAGGCGTTTCGCCTCGCGGCCGAAAAGATGCTGCCCACGGTCGTCAAGATTCGCACGCAGGCGTCCCCCGCTAGTCTCAAGGACCACGGCGACGTCGAGAATCCCTTCCGAGGCACTCCGTTTGGCGACCTGTTCGAACGCCAGCTCGAGCGAATGCCGGCGCGCGAAGGGGTCGGCTCGGGGGTGATCATCGACTCGAAGGGGACCATCCTGACGAACAATCACGTCGTCGAAGGCGCCGATGAGCTGACGGTCGTCCTGGCCGACGGTCGCGAGTATAAGGCAATCAATCCGAAGACCGATCCGCAAACCGACATTGCCGTGATTCAAATTGAAGGGGCCGGATCGCTGCCGGCGGCCGCGCTGGGGAACTCCGACGAACTGGAGATCGGCGATTGGGTCATCGCCATCGGCAGTCCCTTCGAACTCGAACAAACGGTGAGCGCCGGCATCATCAGTGGCAAGGGACGCGAGCTGGGGGCCGTCGAGCGGGCCAAGTTTTTGCAGACCGACGCGGCCATCAACCCGGGCAACTCGGGCGGTCCCCTGGTGAATCTCGATGGCGAGGTGGTCGGCATCAACACGGCCATCGCCTCGAGCAGCGGGGGCTATCAGGGCATCGGTTTTGCCATTCCGATCAACACGGCCAAGTGGGTCGTCGGGCAACTTATCGATCGTGGCAGCGTGCAGCGCGCTTACCTGGGGGTGCAGATCCGCGAGTTGAATCTCGATGTGGCCGAGCAATTGGGGCTCGCTCGCAATGCGGGCGTGCTGGTCGCTCAGGTCATCCCCGACTCGCCGGCCGATGAAGCCGGCTTCGTCGATGGCGATCTGATCGTGCGCATCGCGGGGACCGAGGTGCGCAAGCCGCGCGATCTGCAGGAAATCGTCGAACGGATGCCCTTGGGAAGCCGTCAGGAGGTGCATGTCCTGCGCGCTCGACAGCCGGTTGTGCTGCAGGTCGTGCTGCGCGAGATGCCCAACGAAGTGGCCAAGACGGCCACACCCGCCGGACGGCGTACCAGCCCTTCGACGGGGCGGCACGTGTCGAATTCGGCATTTGGGCTGGCGGTGGCGGAATTGACGCCTGAACTGGCTGCTCGGCTGGGGTACGAGGACGTGACCGGCGTGCTGGTGACGGAAGTGACGCCGAATGGTCTGGCCGACAAGAAAGGCCTGCGGCCCGGCACCCTCATTCGTCGCATCGGCGACAAGCAGGTGACAGGGTTACAAGATTTCGAGCAGGCCCTGGAAGGTACTACACCGCGCAGCGGTATCGTCGTGCTGATTCGCCTACCCAATGGGGCGCAAGACTTGATCGTGCTCAAGCAGTAGGCCGGCGCGCGGGTACGCTGGGTGGCGCATGACAGACGCCACCCTCGGCGAACATAAAAAATGCTGCCCGATCGATCCACATTCGAGTATTCTGACGGGTACGGTTGACCGCCCCAGTCTCCTGGTTTGCGGATCGATGTCAGACCCAGCAGGCGCGTTCGTTCGAAATCCTCGCGGTGCCAGGACACCTGGCATCGTGGCGCTGGTTTATTGCGCCATCTGCTGCTTCGCCAGCCCCGCCCGGGCCGACGATCCCCAAGCGGCGGGGATCGAGTTGTTCGAAAAGCGCATTCGTCCCGTGCTCGTGAGGCAATGCTACGAGTGTCACTCGACCGATTCCAAAACGATTCGCGCCGGCCTGTTGGTCGACTCGCGCGAGGGGTTGCGCGGCGGGGGGGATTCTGGTCCCGCGGTCGTGCCGGGCAAGCCAGACGAGAGCCTGTTGCTCGAGGCCTTGCGTTACGAAGGGTTCGAGATGCCCCCGTCGGGCAAGCTGGCCGACGACGTCATCGCCGATTTCCAGAAGTGGATCGAGCTCGGAGCGCCCGATCCGCGCGACGCCGGCCAGCCGGCGCCAGAGGTGACCGATCCGCTCGCCGCGCGCGACTACTGGTCCTTTCAGCCGATCGCGATGCCTGACGTTCCTCGGCCGAAGCAGGAAGCCTGGGGGGCCGGCGATCTCGATCGCTTCGTGCTGGCACGTCTCGAGGCCGCGGGGCTCGCGCCCGGTGTGGAAGCGACCGCCCCGCAGCTTGCGCGGCGCGCGTATCTCGATCTGATCGGGCTACCTCCTACGGTCGAAGAATTGACGGCGTTCGAGACGTCCTTTGCCGCCGATGCCGAGCGGGCGTGGAGCGACCTGATCGATCGGTTGCTCGCCTCGCCACGCTATGGCGAACGTTGGGGTCGACACTGGCTCGATCTGGCCCGGTATGCCGATTCAACGGGGGGTGGGCGCTCGTTGCTCTTCGGCAGCTCGTGGCGCTATCGCGACTACGTGATCGAGTCGTTCAACGCCGATGTTCCCTACGATCGGTTTATCGTGGAGCAGATTGCCGGCGATCTATTGTCGGCAGAGGACTATCGCGAGCGGCAGCGGCAGATCGTCGCCACGGCGTTCCTGGTGCTCGGTCCGACAAACTACGAGGAGCAGAACAAGCGTCAGTTGCGGATGGACGTCGTCGACGAGCAGATCGACACCGTGGGGCGAGTTTTTCTGGGCATGACGATCGGCTGCGCCCGCTGCCACGACCACAAGTTTGATCCGATCCCCACGGCCGATTACTACGCCCTGGCGGGGATTTTCCGCAGCACGCACACGCTCGTGCATGCGAACGTCTCGAACTGGGTCGAGCGCGAGCTACCGCTGGAGCCGGCCGCGCAGCAGGCGTGGGACGATTACCGGCACCAATTGGCCGCCTCGACCGAAGGCGTGGAAGCGCAACGCGTACTGGTAAAGAAGCGGCGCGCCGATTTGCCCATCGTGACGCTCGACGACAGCGACGCGAAACTGGTGGGCTCGTGGCAAACGAGCGCGAGCGTCAAGCCCTATGTCGGCGATGGCTATCGCTATGCCAGCGGCAAGCAGGCTTCGGCCTTGTACGAATTGGCTGGACGCGTGAAGCCGGGGAGCTACGAGCTGCGCGTCTCGTACACGCCCCATGCGAATCGCAGCAAGCAGACGAACGTCACCGTCCGCCACGCGGCGGGCACCACGGAAATCACGCTCGACCAGACCAAGCCGCCGGCCGTCGAGTCGCTGTATGTCTCGCTGGGCAAGTTTTCGTTCACGGCGGAGTCAGATGCGGCCGTCGAAATTGCCGCCGCGGACGAGGGGGGAACCGTGGTGGTCGATGCCGTGCAATGCCTGCCGGCCGCCGTGCCGGATACGGCACGCACGGACGATGCCGGGCAGGAGGGAGACGCCGTCGGGGGAGAAACCTCGAAGTCGGACGAGCAAGACTTTGCCGCCGAGCTGGCGGCACTTGCCGACGCGGAGCGGGACTTGGCGGCTGCCGAGAAGCAGCTCAAGAAATTGAAGTCCGCCGCGCCCCCCGCTCCACCCAAGACGATGGCCATCGAGGACGAGCAGGAGACGGGGGATTACCAGGTTTGCATTCGAGGCAATATCGATCGCCTGGGAGAGGTCGCGCCGCGCGGCTTCCTGAGCGTGGTCGAAGGGGATTCGGCTACGGCGGCGATTCCCCCCGGCGCGAGCGGTCGCTTGGAACTGGCTCGCTGGATTGCCCGATCCGAGCATCCCCTTACGTCGCGGGTCATGGTGAACCGCGTGTGGCAGCATCTTTTCGGGCAGGGGATCGTGCGTTCGGCCGACAACCTTGGTACGACGGGGGAGTTGCCCTCGCATCCCGAATTGCTCGACTACCTTGCGACTCGCTTCAGCGCCGAGGGATGGTCCGTCAAACGGTTGATTCGCGAGATCATGCTCTCGCGGACCTATCGTCTGTCGAGCGAGCCGCGCGACGAGGTGTTGACCATCGATCCCGACAATCGTCTGCTGGCGTATCAGAATCGTCGACGGCTCGATGCCGAGGTGATCTACGATTCGATTCTGGTGCTCGGCGGCAAGCTCGACCTGGCCGAGCACGTTGGTTCCACGGTGCGCGAGGGGACGAAGAGCGAGTACGGCTACTCGTTCGACGTGGGCCTGCGGGGGGTGTATCTGCCGGTCTTTCGCAACAACCTGCCGGACCTCTTCGCCGTATTCGATTTTCCCGACCCGAACCTGTCGATCGGAACGCGGACGACGAGCACGCTGGCGACCCAGGCCTTGTTCTTGATGAACAGTCCCTTCGTCGTCGAGCAAGCGCGCGGGGCGGCTGAATCGCTGTTGGCGGTCGAAGGGCTCGACGACGCGGCGCGACTCGATGGGTGGTATCGGCGCGCCCTGGCGCGCGCCCCCAGCGAGAAAGAACGCCGGCAGGCGCTCGAGTTTTTGCGGCAGGAGGCCGAAGTAGAGGCGAGCGCCGAACGCGCGCTCGAGCGCTGGTCGGCCGTGTGTCATGCGGTGCTGGCGAGCATCGATTTTCGCTACGTGGATTGAGTGAGGAGATTTCCAGCATGGCCTGCGAGCATTCGGTGGCGAACCGTCGGCGTTTTTTGGGCACGGCTGCCTGCGGATTCGGTTCTCTGGCCTGGGCCGGACTTTGCGTCGAAGCCCGGGCGCGCGATGCTCAGCGTGCCGCACCGGTGCTGAACCCGCTGGCCCCGCGCGAGGCGATGTTTCCGGCCCGGGCCAAGCGGGTGATTTTTCTCTTCATGCAGGGGGGACCCAGTCACGTCGACACGTTCGATTACAAGCCGGCGCTGGAGAAATATCACGGCGAGAAGCTCGACTTTCGCGATGCCCGCAAACTGGCGCAGAGTGGCACCTCGGAAAAAGAGACGGTGCTGAAGTCGCCGTGGAAGTTCCGCCAGTATGGCCAGTCGGGGCGCTGGGTTTCGGAACTGTTTCCGCACATTGCCCGGCACGTCGACGACCTGTGCTTTGTCCACAGCCTGCACACGCAGGGGGTGGCGCACGGCCCGAGCACGCTCTTCTTGCACACCGGCGCGATGAATCTCGTGCGTCCCTCGGTCGGCGCCTGGATCACGTATGGCCTGGGAAGCGAGAACGAGAATCTGCCCGGCTTCGTGACGATCAATCCCTCGTCGGGCAATGGCGGTCCGCGGAACTACTCGAACGCCTTTCTGCCGGCGTGCTATCAGGGGACCGCGATCGGTCGGGCGGAACAGCCCGCCGCGGAGGCGCGCTTCCGGCATCTAGGCAACGAACTGCTCGCCGCCGACCAGCGACGGGCACGTTTCGAGCTGCTGCAGGGGATGAACCAGGCGCAGCTCGCCTCGCGCGCGGCCGACGACGAGGCGAACGCCGTGTTCAGCTCGTTCGAGTTGGCATGGCGCATGCAGAGCGAGGCGCCCGACGTGGTCGATCTTTCGAACGAGACCGCGGCGACGCTGGCCCTGTACGGCATCGGCGAGAAAGTGACCGACGACTACGGCCGGCAGTGCCTGCTGGCGCGGCGGCTGGCCGAGGCGGGGGTGCGCTACATCCAGGTCAACTACGGCGATAACAGCTCGAATCCGCGTTGGGATCAGCACAGCAAGATTCATCTGCACGCCGACCATGCACGCGCCACCGACAAGCCGGTCGCCGGGTTGATTGCGGATCTTAAGGCGCGCGGGCTGCTCGAAGATACGCTCGTCTGGTGGGGAGGCGAGTTCGGCCGCAATCCGTTCGCCCAGGGCACCGACGGCCGCGATCACAATCCCAGCGGCTTTACGCATTTTCTGGCCGGGGGTGGCACGCGTACCGGCTACGCCCACGGCGCGACCGACGAGTTCGGCCACGAAGCGGCCATCGCCAAGGTCCACATGCACGACCTGCACGCCACGCTGCTGCACCTGCTGGGGCTCGACCACGAGCGGCTGACGTTCAACTACGCGGGGCGCGATTTCCGACTGACCGATGTGGAAGGGCGCGTGGTGCCGGAGCTGTTTGCGTAGGTCGCGCACCACGTGCGCGGCGATGGAGCCACTTTGCCCCTACTCGGTCAGCATGCGATCGAGCGCTTCGAGGCCTGTCATGCCGGGGACGATGCCCATCTTTCGCGCGGGCTCGCTGACTTCGACGATCTTGGCCTCGAACAAATCCTCGGCGTGGACGAGTGGCTTGGCGGGCGTGCCACGGGCGATGGCGACGGCGAGATTGAATTCGCCGGCAATGTCGACGTCGTAAATCCCGCAGCCGATCAAGCCACGTCCCGTGTGGATGGCGCAGTATTGACCACCTTTCCAGCGGCAGCTCATGCCCAGTGCCTCGCCCCGTTCGGTCTTGATCACTCGTTGATCGACCTGTGGAAGTTCGACCGGCATGCTCGTGTTTCCTTGTGGTCTTGGCCCGCTCGCGTTGTCCGTACTTCCTTGATAGCCCGATGGAGAGTGGTTCGCAAGTCACAGGCTTGAATGGCTGCGGCAGCGTAGATCACGGGTTGGATAAAAAGAATCGCTTCCACGGAAGGCGATTGAGAGTAGAAGCGGGAGCAGAACTGTTTTCTGGACTGCTCGACATTCTAGTATCGTAGCCACATGTCCCGCTTGAGGAGTCGCCGTTCGACAGCGACCGGCCTTCCGTACGGTGAGGAGAAGTGGGTCGCACGCCTGTCCCAGAAGCTCAACCTGGACCTCACGATCCGCCCCCGCGGCCGACCTTCCAGAGAATAGTATTGCCCCCTTTTCAGTATCCACGAATCGGTCACGCGCGCCGCTGGGCGGAAAAGGTTCATCGTCCGCTCGCAGAAGGGTCAGAGCTATTTGTTGGACAGGCCGGTTGACGTATTTGATAGCGTAGCCGCATGCCACGCCCCTTACGGGCGATCGACGGCGGCCTCGTCTGTCATGCGATCCATCGTGTCGATCGTTGGCAGCATGTGTTTCACCAGCCTGCAGGTTTACTGGGCTTCTTGCATGCCTGCTGCCAGCGTGTCTCAGCGGGGTACGTCGATCACATGCCCACCCCAAGTGTGTTGTGGGCATAGCACCGTGATCCGCTAACTTGCATCCGACGATGAGGAGCCCTTACAGCAGGTGCCGGGCTTTGATTTCGAGATAGCGATTGATCAAGGGGGCAGTTAGATCTTCTGGGAAGACGTCGAGTGCGAGGACGCCCCGGCCTGTGAGATCGGCCAGCACTTGCGATCGCCACAGCAACAATTCGGCCGCGGCGCCGGCGCGGAACAACTCGGCTCCCTGTGGTTCGCCGGCTACGTCGACGGCCGAGAAGACGCTGTGGTCGCGCAACAGCACGCCCAGCGGTAAATGTCGCCCGACGAGATTACCAAGGTAACGCTCGATCTGGTTGCTGTTCACCTCGTCGATGACGTTGGTGATCAGGATGACGAGCGAACGCTTGCGGCATTGCGCCGCGAGGTAAAGGAACGCCTTGTCGTAGCGCGATTCGACCAGGCGAGGAAACCGGTCGAACGAGGCGTGCAGCAGGCGGTTCATCTGGGCGCGACCGCCCCGCGGCGGGACGAAGGTGTGGATCTCGTCCGAGAAGGCGATCATGCCGACCGAGTCGCCGCGGTTGAGCGCGACGTAGCCCAGCATGAGCATGGCGTTCAAGGCATGGTCGAGCAGGCTCAGCCCCTCGGCCTGATTGGTCATCATGCGCCCACAATCGAGCAGGAAGATGACGCGCTGACTCTGGTTGGCCTGAAAGTCGCGTACGGTCAGCTTGCGGCGGCGGGCGGTGCTGCGCCAGTCGATGTGCCGGGGATTGTCGTCGGGCGTGTAATCGCGCAAGCGTTCGAATTCGTTGTCCTGGCCGATGCGGCGCGTGCGGCGCACGCCCAGCAGGCTGAGGCGGTTCGTGCGCGCGAGCACCGCGTACTGCGAGACCTGCTGCATGTCGGGATAGACGTGGATCACCGACGGAACGGCATATTCGAGCTGCCGCCGCCACAGTCCCCAGCGGCTGCGGACGCGCACGAAGGTGGTCTCCAGCCGATAAGCCCCGCGACGCTGGCTCGTCAGGCGATAGTTCACCGTCGCGCGGCTGCGGGCCGGCAGATTCACGTCGAACCGATCG
This genomic stretch from Pirellulales bacterium harbors:
- a CDS encoding Do family serine endopeptidase, whose amino-acid sequence is MPRIQLVPAKWLVRGTMSLVMFALVAVSPAVHAQDASEAAAHAKALSKAFRLAAEKMLPTVVKIRTQASPASLKDHGDVENPFRGTPFGDLFERQLERMPAREGVGSGVIIDSKGTILTNNHVVEGADELTVVLADGREYKAINPKTDPQTDIAVIQIEGAGSLPAAALGNSDELEIGDWVIAIGSPFELEQTVSAGIISGKGRELGAVERAKFLQTDAAINPGNSGGPLVNLDGEVVGINTAIASSSGGYQGIGFAIPINTAKWVVGQLIDRGSVQRAYLGVQIRELNLDVAEQLGLARNAGVLVAQVIPDSPADEAGFVDGDLIVRIAGTEVRKPRDLQEIVERMPLGSRQEVHVLRARQPVVLQVVLREMPNEVAKTATPAGRRTSPSTGRHVSNSAFGLAVAELTPELAARLGYEDVTGVLVTEVTPNGLADKKGLRPGTLIRRIGDKQVTGLQDFEQALEGTTPRSGIVVLIRLPNGAQDLIVLKQ
- a CDS encoding DUF1553 domain-containing protein, producing the protein MALVYCAICCFASPARADDPQAAGIELFEKRIRPVLVRQCYECHSTDSKTIRAGLLVDSREGLRGGGDSGPAVVPGKPDESLLLEALRYEGFEMPPSGKLADDVIADFQKWIELGAPDPRDAGQPAPEVTDPLAARDYWSFQPIAMPDVPRPKQEAWGAGDLDRFVLARLEAAGLAPGVEATAPQLARRAYLDLIGLPPTVEELTAFETSFAADAERAWSDLIDRLLASPRYGERWGRHWLDLARYADSTGGGRSLLFGSSWRYRDYVIESFNADVPYDRFIVEQIAGDLLSAEDYRERQRQIVATAFLVLGPTNYEEQNKRQLRMDVVDEQIDTVGRVFLGMTIGCARCHDHKFDPIPTADYYALAGIFRSTHTLVHANVSNWVERELPLEPAAQQAWDDYRHQLAASTEGVEAQRVLVKKRRADLPIVTLDDSDAKLVGSWQTSASVKPYVGDGYRYASGKQASALYELAGRVKPGSYELRVSYTPHANRSKQTNVTVRHAAGTTEITLDQTKPPAVESLYVSLGKFSFTAESDAAVEIAAADEGGTVVVDAVQCLPAAVPDTARTDDAGQEGDAVGGETSKSDEQDFAAELAALADAERDLAAAEKQLKKLKSAAPPAPPKTMAIEDEQETGDYQVCIRGNIDRLGEVAPRGFLSVVEGDSATAAIPPGASGRLELARWIARSEHPLTSRVMVNRVWQHLFGQGIVRSADNLGTTGELPSHPELLDYLATRFSAEGWSVKRLIREIMLSRTYRLSSEPRDEVLTIDPDNRLLAYQNRRRLDAEVIYDSILVLGGKLDLAEHVGSTVREGTKSEYGYSFDVGLRGVYLPVFRNNLPDLFAVFDFPDPNLSIGTRTTSTLATQALFLMNSPFVVEQARGAAESLLAVEGLDDAARLDGWYRRALARAPSEKERRQALEFLRQEAEVEASAERALERWSAVCHAVLASIDFRYVD
- a CDS encoding DUF1501 domain-containing protein → MACEHSVANRRRFLGTAACGFGSLAWAGLCVEARARDAQRAAPVLNPLAPREAMFPARAKRVIFLFMQGGPSHVDTFDYKPALEKYHGEKLDFRDARKLAQSGTSEKETVLKSPWKFRQYGQSGRWVSELFPHIARHVDDLCFVHSLHTQGVAHGPSTLFLHTGAMNLVRPSVGAWITYGLGSENENLPGFVTINPSSGNGGPRNYSNAFLPACYQGTAIGRAEQPAAEARFRHLGNELLAADQRRARFELLQGMNQAQLASRAADDEANAVFSSFELAWRMQSEAPDVVDLSNETAATLALYGIGEKVTDDYGRQCLLARRLAEAGVRYIQVNYGDNSSNPRWDQHSKIHLHADHARATDKPVAGLIADLKARGLLEDTLVWWGGEFGRNPFAQGTDGRDHNPSGFTHFLAGGGTRTGYAHGATDEFGHEAAIAKVHMHDLHATLLHLLGLDHERLTFNYAGRDFRLTDVEGRVVPELFA
- a CDS encoding DUF1805 domain-containing protein, which translates into the protein MPVELPQVDQRVIKTERGEALGMSCRWKGGQYCAIHTGRGLIGCGIYDVDIAGEFNLAVAIARGTPAKPLVHAEDLFEAKIVEVSEPARKMGIVPGMTGLEALDRMLTE
- a CDS encoding DUF58 domain-containing protein, with the protein product MLVGYFARAFPNWPLVALGLLPAILAAGLVFTPTLMPPLLVADGAIVLLATLDLFTLPRKKQLSVERQTLRTASLARPHPVTLTVTNHSRRRQQLAIRDGVPDRLEPTPDRFDVNLPARSRATVNYRLTSQRRGAYRLETTFVRVRSRWGLWRRQLEYAVPSVIHVYPDMQQVSQYAVLARTNRLSLLGVRRTRRIGQDNEFERLRDYTPDDNPRHIDWRSTARRRKLTVRDFQANQSQRVIFLLDCGRMMTNQAEGLSLLDHALNAMLMLGYVALNRGDSVGMIAFSDEIHTFVPPRGGRAQMNRLLHASFDRFPRLVESRYDKAFLYLAAQCRKRSLVILITNVIDEVNSNQIERYLGNLVGRHLPLGVLLRDHSVFSAVDVAGEPQGAELFRAGAAAELLLWRSQVLADLTGRGVLALDVFPEDLTAPLINRYLEIKARHLL